In Chitinophaga sp. HK235, a single window of DNA contains:
- a CDS encoding LexA family transcriptional regulator — MMKQPTFWAGNLRTLRIRKKISQQHLADLLGINRNKITAQESGKTRNPRLEDLVLISGFFRIDLDTFVKTDLQQATEEQLAELEAGNTIDLTGKHIRILPITVDNGNEENMEYVPAKAKAGYRSGFADPDFIAGLPKFTLPELPRGKTIRMFPISGDSMHPIPDGSHIIAQYLEDWSYLKDNTACVLVLKGGEEDIIFKLVSNRIKQQGTLLLRSLNSNYDTFEVPINEVLEIWTFIGYLSKQLPEAVAI; from the coding sequence ATGATGAAACAGCCAACTTTCTGGGCAGGGAACCTGAGAACATTACGTATTAGGAAGAAAATATCCCAGCAACATCTGGCGGATTTGCTGGGTATCAACAGGAATAAGATCACAGCGCAGGAAAGCGGCAAAACGCGTAATCCCCGCCTGGAAGACCTGGTGCTGATCTCCGGTTTCTTCCGGATTGACCTGGATACTTTTGTAAAAACAGACCTGCAACAGGCCACAGAAGAACAGCTGGCAGAACTGGAAGCCGGCAATACAATAGATTTAACAGGGAAGCATATACGTATTTTACCTATCACGGTAGATAACGGCAATGAAGAAAACATGGAATACGTGCCGGCAAAGGCCAAAGCTGGCTATCGCAGCGGTTTTGCTGATCCGGATTTTATTGCCGGCCTGCCCAAGTTCACCTTACCGGAACTGCCCAGAGGCAAAACCATCCGCATGTTCCCGATCTCCGGCGATTCCATGCACCCCATCCCCGATGGCAGCCATATCATTGCGCAATACCTGGAAGACTGGTCTTACCTGAAAGACAACACCGCCTGCGTGCTGGTGCTCAAAGGTGGAGAAGAAGATATTATCTTCAAGCTGGTGAGCAACCGTATCAAACAACAGGGCACCCTGCTGTTGCGTTCTCTGAACAGCAACTACGATACATTTGAAGTACCAATCAATGAAGTGCTGGAGATATGGACCTTTATCGGATATCTCAGCAAACAGTTACCGGAAGCAGTAGCGATATAA
- a CDS encoding DUF4402 domain-containing protein has product MKKVLSLMVIVSAIFAGKAGAQTTATATADAHATVITPITITKTMDLNFGILAPSATPGTLTVSPAGLRSVTGGVSLLSTTGTVSPALFAVQGEDGFSYAITLPFIPVVLSNATHIGSFMLASNFTSNPTVITGGLLTGGAQALNVGARLNVGANQTPGVYNSLLPFPVTVNYN; this is encoded by the coding sequence ATGAAAAAGGTTTTATCATTAATGGTTATCGTTTCAGCTATTTTCGCTGGTAAAGCAGGAGCACAAACCACAGCTACCGCAACCGCAGACGCTCATGCAACTGTAATTACCCCAATTACTATTACGAAAACCATGGACCTTAACTTTGGTATCCTGGCTCCTTCCGCAACTCCAGGTACCCTGACCGTTAGCCCTGCCGGCCTTCGTAGTGTTACCGGTGGCGTATCCCTGTTATCTACTACAGGTACCGTTAGCCCTGCACTCTTTGCTGTACAAGGGGAAGATGGCTTTTCTTATGCCATCACCCTGCCTTTTATCCCTGTAGTGTTGAGCAATGCTACACATATCGGCTCTTTTATGCTGGCCTCCAACTTCACCAGCAACCCTACTGTAATTACAGGTGGTCTGCTGACTGGCGGTGCCCAGGCACTGAATGTTGGCGCCAGACTGAATGTAGGTGCTAACCAGACACCAGGCGTGTACAACTCTTTGTTACCGTTCCCGGTTACAGTAAACTATAACTAA
- a CDS encoding carbohydrate-binding protein: protein MRLLLFLFFAMVQLTVYGQAAAPTAKKGNRATEFQMKEGSYLAFAQVNLSMGEIGFQVEVACEHKKSGSRLEFRIDKPKGKIIGTLDIPYTGDSTYALKLTGNLRHAEGVHDLYLVAKGGVAFSVTSFSFIHNY from the coding sequence ATGAGGCTGTTGTTGTTCCTATTTTTTGCCATGGTGCAGCTGACCGTTTATGGACAGGCAGCAGCGCCGACGGCTAAAAAAGGTAACCGAGCGACGGAGTTCCAGATGAAAGAGGGGAGTTACCTGGCCTTTGCGCAGGTGAACCTTAGCATGGGAGAGATCGGCTTTCAGGTGGAAGTAGCCTGTGAGCACAAAAAAAGCGGGTCCAGGCTGGAATTCAGGATAGACAAGCCCAAAGGCAAAATCATCGGCACCCTCGACATCCCCTATACCGGAGACAGCACCTACGCCCTGAAACTGACCGGCAACCTCCGACATGCAGAAGGTGTACATGATCTGTACCTGGTAGCCAAAGGAGGCGTGGCTTTCAGCGTTACCTCCTTCAGTTTTATCCACAATTATTAA
- a CDS encoding glycoside hydrolase family 76 protein, whose protein sequence is MIRKAWLTLAYTLSGAMALAQSNAQRADLLHAAVTRYLFEPATGLYIQTSDRNKNHNAHADLWGLCALVQAANEMERLHPGKSYLPPVAAAIQQYYDPIPPAPGYASYVVKERREDRYYDDNQWIGIAYLDVWQRTRQSVYLTRGEEIYRFMMTGYDTITGGGLYWREGDKTTKNTCSNGPGILLALQLYEATQRKPYLDTALLLYNWVNRYLRDEDGVYWDAIKPQKNNRIDSAAYTYNTGTMLEANVKLYRITHQLQYLKEAQHIAAGGYRRFYRDGLFRSSYWFNAVLLRGYLALYKEDGNRQYVDAMQAYADRVWEQDCDKNNHMLGKRPEKELLAQAGMMEIYARLALVK, encoded by the coding sequence ATGATCAGAAAGGCATGGCTAACGTTGGCGTATACACTATCCGGCGCCATGGCATTAGCCCAAAGCAATGCACAAAGGGCCGACCTGTTGCATGCAGCGGTCACCAGGTATCTGTTTGAACCGGCTACAGGCTTGTATATTCAAACCAGTGACCGCAACAAAAATCACAATGCCCATGCAGACCTGTGGGGGCTTTGTGCGTTGGTGCAGGCAGCTAATGAAATGGAGCGGCTGCATCCGGGTAAAAGTTATCTGCCACCCGTGGCGGCTGCGATACAACAATATTACGACCCGATTCCTCCTGCGCCAGGCTATGCTTCCTATGTGGTGAAAGAAAGGAGGGAAGACCGTTATTATGATGACAACCAGTGGATCGGTATTGCTTACCTCGATGTCTGGCAACGTACCCGGCAATCTGTTTATCTTACCAGGGGAGAAGAGATTTACCGTTTTATGATGACGGGATATGATACGATCACTGGTGGCGGGCTCTATTGGAGAGAAGGAGATAAGACCACTAAAAATACCTGTTCCAACGGGCCTGGCATACTACTGGCATTGCAGTTGTACGAGGCCACACAGCGCAAACCCTATCTGGATACTGCATTGCTGTTGTATAACTGGGTTAATCGTTATCTGCGGGATGAAGACGGTGTGTATTGGGATGCTATCAAGCCGCAGAAAAATAACCGGATCGATTCTGCAGCCTATACCTACAATACCGGCACCATGCTGGAAGCCAACGTAAAACTGTACCGTATTACACATCAGTTGCAGTATCTGAAGGAGGCACAACATATTGCAGCCGGTGGTTACCGCCGTTTTTACCGGGATGGCCTGTTTCGTTCTTCCTACTGGTTTAATGCTGTATTACTGAGGGGCTATCTGGCCTTGTATAAAGAAGATGGCAACAGACAATATGTGGATGCCATGCAGGCTTATGCAGACCGGGTTTGGGAGCAGGACTGTGATAAAAACAATCATATGCTGGGAAAACGTCCGGAGAAGGAGTTGCTGGCCCAGGCAGGTATGATGGAGATATATGCGCGGCTGGCGCTGGTGAAATAA
- a CDS encoding serine hydrolase — translation MKKYFLSVIAVMLLAITSYAQQGLDPARTARIDAVINRHIQAGHIPGATALIIRHGQVVYNKAFGYADVTSKKTMHTDNIFRIASQTKAITSLGVMILWEEGKFLLDDPVSKYIPAFGHPRVKVSFNPQDSSYTTRSATREITVRDLLRHTSGIAYAAVFSDPQMAAIYAKAGVVSGIGTTNSDLKTKINLLAQQPLQHDPGQAFTYGLNTDVLGYLIEIWSGQPLDVFLRQRVFEPLEMQDTWFHLPTGKQDRLVTLYEDVNGKMVPVTHPIYEGIDPLFPKLHGTYLSGGAGLSSTTADYAKFLSIYLHKGRYKNKIIIGPKTVELMLTNQLAPGVNASPMPAQPENFKFSLAGFNLETTENDYLMPFSKGTFGWGGAFNTHYWADPQEDLIALIFTQEYLSPYWNIGEEFKVATYQALTD, via the coding sequence ATGAAAAAGTACTTCCTTTCCGTAATAGCCGTTATGCTCCTGGCCATTACATCATATGCCCAGCAGGGACTGGATCCTGCCCGCACTGCCCGTATCGACGCTGTCATTAATCGCCATATACAGGCCGGGCATATTCCCGGTGCCACCGCGCTTATCATCCGTCATGGCCAGGTGGTTTATAACAAGGCCTTCGGCTATGCAGATGTAACTTCCAAAAAAACGATGCATACAGACAACATCTTCCGCATCGCCTCACAAACCAAAGCCATTACCAGCCTTGGTGTTATGATACTTTGGGAAGAAGGTAAATTCCTGCTCGACGATCCGGTGTCCAAATACATCCCGGCATTCGGGCATCCCCGTGTAAAAGTATCCTTCAATCCGCAGGACAGCAGCTATACCACCCGTTCGGCTACCCGTGAGATCACCGTCCGCGACCTGCTGCGCCATACTTCCGGCATCGCCTATGCTGCCGTTTTCAGCGATCCGCAAATGGCTGCCATCTATGCCAAAGCCGGCGTTGTCAGTGGTATCGGCACTACCAACTCAGACCTGAAAACAAAAATCAACCTGCTGGCGCAACAGCCCTTACAGCATGATCCCGGCCAGGCCTTCACCTATGGCCTCAATACCGATGTACTGGGATACCTGATCGAAATATGGAGTGGTCAGCCGCTGGACGTATTCCTTCGCCAGCGTGTCTTTGAGCCATTGGAAATGCAGGACACCTGGTTCCATCTGCCTACTGGCAAACAGGACCGCCTGGTGACACTCTATGAAGACGTGAACGGCAAGATGGTCCCTGTCACCCATCCTATCTATGAAGGGATAGATCCGTTGTTCCCCAAACTGCACGGCACCTACCTGTCTGGTGGCGCCGGACTCAGCTCCACCACAGCCGATTATGCAAAATTTCTCTCCATCTACCTGCACAAAGGCCGGTATAAAAACAAAATCATCATCGGCCCTAAAACAGTAGAACTGATGCTCACCAACCAGCTGGCACCTGGTGTCAACGCCTCTCCCATGCCCGCACAACCTGAAAACTTCAAATTCAGTCTTGCTGGCTTCAATCTGGAAACAACTGAAAACGATTACCTGATGCCTTTCAGCAAAGGTACCTTTGGCTGGGGTGGCGCCTTCAACACCCACTACTGGGCAGATCCGCAGGAAGACCTGATCGCACTGATATTTACGCAGGAATACCTCTCTCCCTACTGGAACATCGGGGAAGAGTTTAAAGTAGCCACCTATCAGGCATTAACAGATTAA
- a CDS encoding DUF4402 domain-containing protein: MGTQSIQQARWWAVTGILFLLSWQPVKAQIRPTIIQQLNFGTFSTGQSGGTITISPTGACSATGDVISINKGGIATPAVIELEAPIGSRIAILETNSLLKGSHGSTMTLRIKGSEPAMPFVTKTPRTSITIGGTLTVNRPGHMSSGKYDGQIFITFLAGE; encoded by the coding sequence ATGGGCACGCAAAGTATACAGCAAGCCAGATGGTGGGCTGTAACGGGGATACTTTTCCTGTTATCCTGGCAGCCAGTCAAAGCGCAGATTAGACCTACCATCATTCAGCAGCTCAACTTCGGTACTTTCAGCACGGGCCAGTCAGGTGGTACTATCACCATCTCTCCAACCGGCGCCTGTTCTGCTACCGGTGATGTGATCTCCATCAACAAAGGTGGTATTGCTACACCGGCAGTCATAGAACTGGAGGCTCCCATCGGTAGCAGAATCGCTATCCTGGAAACCAACAGTTTACTGAAAGGCAGCCATGGCAGTACCATGACGCTGCGGATCAAAGGGTCTGAACCGGCGATGCCCTTTGTTACCAAGACCCCCAGGACCAGCATCACCATTGGCGGAACCCTGACGGTCAACAGACCAGGACATATGTCATCAGGAAAGTACGATGGACAAATCTTCATCACTTTCCTGGCAGGTGAATAA
- a CDS encoding TetR/AcrR family transcriptional regulator, which translates to MDTKEKIRNAALKLFNEQGIDAITIRHIAKELDISHGNLQYHYKNTNDIILVLFNEVNDGFTRLIGIKEKPVTITFSDFRSRTEQLFELIWQYRFIFLHFVEVTRRLPAIKTVYSSWDKSREEQFLLLFDALIKEGVFRNDIPDHIWKNLITQIYIMGDFWLSHNEIKLNLKGKKAVHHYCQVFCDQFYPYLTAKGRQQADQDQ; encoded by the coding sequence ATGGACACAAAAGAAAAAATACGGAACGCCGCCCTTAAATTGTTCAACGAACAGGGCATAGATGCCATCACCATCAGGCATATAGCAAAAGAACTGGACATCAGCCACGGCAACCTCCAGTATCATTATAAAAACACCAATGATATCATCCTCGTCCTGTTCAACGAGGTGAACGACGGCTTTACCCGCCTTATCGGCATAAAGGAAAAACCTGTCACCATCACCTTCAGCGACTTCCGCAGCCGGACAGAACAACTGTTTGAACTTATCTGGCAATACCGCTTTATCTTCCTTCATTTCGTGGAAGTAACCCGCCGCCTACCAGCCATCAAAACCGTATACAGCAGCTGGGATAAATCCCGCGAAGAACAGTTCCTCCTGCTGTTTGATGCACTCATCAAAGAAGGCGTCTTCCGCAATGACATCCCCGACCACATCTGGAAAAATCTTATCACACAGATATATATTATGGGCGACTTCTGGCTTTCCCACAATGAAATAAAACTAAACCTCAAAGGCAAAAAAGCAGTCCACCACTACTGTCAGGTGTTCTGCGACCAGTTCTATCCTTACCTGACAGCCAAAGGCCGGCAGCAGGCTGACCAGGATCAGTAA
- a CDS encoding peptidoglycan bridge formation glycyltransferase FemA/FemB family protein yields MYIDICKKEIRQVNKTAILQQTAYWSEVKSRQGWTSCAFDFKVPQQELFAGAQQDRFEESDVLVILRQINDEHYIAYVPYGPETEPDAECQGVFLEELSESLRPFLPSQCILLRYDLAWQSHWSADEGNFDENGAWMGPPAKKIQELRFNYNTRNWNLKKANSDILPSNTIFMDLQKDEALLLDRMKTKTRYNIQLARRKGVQVKAAGLENIDTWYNLYAQTCARNGIVQENISYFRTILTARANNSTSPADVEMLLAEVDGIPLAAMFLVVSGHRGTYLYGASSDTHRNFMGTYLLQWEAMRRAKRKGCTEYDFFGISPSPDPQHPLYGLYKFKGGFGGEIFHRMGCWDYPLQEAPYAAYTAAELNSKGYHR; encoded by the coding sequence ATGTATATTGACATTTGCAAAAAAGAGATCCGGCAGGTAAACAAAACTGCTATTCTGCAACAAACAGCCTATTGGTCTGAGGTGAAAAGCCGCCAGGGATGGACATCCTGTGCGTTTGATTTTAAAGTGCCGCAACAGGAACTGTTTGCCGGCGCACAACAGGATAGGTTTGAAGAAAGCGATGTACTGGTAATCCTGCGGCAGATCAATGATGAACATTATATCGCTTATGTGCCCTATGGCCCTGAAACAGAGCCGGACGCCGAGTGCCAGGGCGTTTTTCTGGAAGAGCTCTCCGAGAGCCTGCGGCCATTCCTGCCATCTCAGTGTATCCTGCTCCGTTATGACCTGGCCTGGCAGTCGCACTGGTCGGCCGATGAAGGGAATTTTGATGAAAATGGTGCATGGATGGGCCCTCCGGCCAAAAAGATACAGGAACTGCGATTTAATTATAATACCCGCAACTGGAACCTGAAGAAGGCCAACAGCGACATACTGCCTTCCAACACCATCTTTATGGACCTGCAGAAAGATGAAGCCCTGCTGCTTGACAGGATGAAAACCAAAACGCGGTATAATATACAGCTGGCACGGAGAAAAGGCGTGCAGGTAAAAGCTGCGGGGCTGGAAAACATAGACACCTGGTACAACCTGTATGCGCAAACCTGCGCCCGCAACGGGATTGTACAGGAAAATATCAGTTACTTCCGGACCATCCTCACCGCCAGGGCCAATAACAGCACCTCTCCCGCCGATGTGGAGATGCTGCTGGCTGAAGTGGATGGTATACCACTGGCCGCCATGTTCCTTGTCGTGTCTGGACACCGCGGCACTTACCTCTATGGCGCCTCTTCCGATACCCACCGTAATTTTATGGGTACCTATCTGCTGCAATGGGAGGCCATGCGGCGGGCTAAACGTAAAGGCTGTACGGAGTACGATTTCTTCGGCATCTCCCCTTCACCCGACCCACAGCATCCGCTGTACGGTCTGTATAAATTCAAAGGTGGCTTCGGTGGAGAAATATTTCACCGCATGGGCTGCTGGGACTATCCGCTACAGGAAGCCCCCTACGCTGCTTACACAGCCGCCGAACTAAACAGCAAAGGATACCACCGGTAA
- a CDS encoding LysR family transcriptional regulator: protein MINFEWYRTFKAIYQTGTLTGAAQELFISQPNVSQHLAALEAYICHPLFERQPRRMVPTDYGKLLYTQIIEAVERLESVEADFRHACSQQMPLTCIGAPKELFQTVIAPRVSDADASFIFEFGPAKTMLEKVIKGDMYFTLSTTSGNEKNIVYEPVMEEQFMLVGSPGLDTTAFQKALRKKDLVTAEAWLYEQQWYTYSSDLSVVRRFWQESFHKRPLIKPRVVIPDYDGILKALITGNGVTIAADYMVKEPVRKKELKLLWEGGEPVVNTIYLVYDKTKVTTSQVETVKKLLHL, encoded by the coding sequence ATGATAAATTTTGAATGGTACCGCACCTTTAAGGCAATCTATCAAACCGGGACCCTTACCGGTGCTGCGCAGGAGCTGTTTATTTCCCAGCCCAACGTGAGCCAGCACCTGGCCGCGCTGGAGGCTTATATATGTCATCCGTTGTTTGAGCGGCAGCCACGCCGCATGGTTCCTACTGACTATGGCAAGCTGCTATACACGCAGATCATAGAGGCGGTGGAGAGGCTTGAAAGTGTGGAAGCCGATTTCCGTCATGCCTGCTCCCAACAGATGCCGCTGACCTGCATCGGCGCGCCCAAGGAGCTTTTCCAGACAGTGATCGCGCCTCGTGTCAGCGATGCCGATGCCAGCTTCATTTTTGAGTTTGGGCCGGCGAAGACCATGCTGGAAAAAGTGATTAAGGGAGATATGTATTTCACGCTCTCCACTACTTCGGGCAATGAAAAAAACATTGTATACGAGCCGGTGATGGAAGAGCAGTTTATGCTGGTGGGCAGCCCCGGGCTTGATACGACTGCCTTTCAGAAGGCTCTCCGCAAAAAAGATCTGGTGACTGCAGAGGCATGGCTATACGAACAACAGTGGTATACCTACAGCAGTGATCTGTCGGTGGTCCGGCGTTTCTGGCAGGAGAGCTTTCACAAGCGCCCTCTGATAAAACCCCGCGTGGTCATACCTGACTACGACGGTATTCTGAAAGCCCTCATCACTGGTAATGGCGTAACCATTGCAGCAGATTATATGGTCAAAGAACCTGTCCGGAAAAAGGAGCTGAAGTTATTATGGGAAGGAGGAGAGCCAGTCGTAAACACGATTTACCTGGTATATGATAAAACAAAGGTCACTACCAGCCAGGTGGAGACGGTGAAGAAACTGTTGCATTTGTAA
- a CDS encoding Wadjet anti-phage system protein JetD domain-containing protein encodes MNWQTFKSLHELYVEGKTRYRSSLDKEPVFKYYAAQAKELLITKNEILVRNKTSFEKSYSSRYLEKYNVCKKLLDDIGENTPQCRFEDTDILCLHEMKEQMEAGLLQEIRQQIIDSNETRRGVSNMFFKHEKHLDTSEALERAVKTILQIETFADTRDHQYLYVMQCLHPKAIVLCENLYFLKMPEKARNNKVELWYAGGRNVEKLKYSNHRNLPIYYICDWDHDGLDIYRSVKEKLPQIQLLTPNGAGRSILLTEHRSLWRYPDSPEFLSGLEAELLTGEQQQLIQTLITEDKWIVEESNDLMALLQVDKVFSSSTRHK; translated from the coding sequence ATGAACTGGCAGACATTCAAATCACTTCATGAGTTATATGTAGAAGGAAAGACCAGGTACCGGTCTAGCTTGGATAAAGAGCCGGTATTTAAGTATTATGCTGCTCAGGCGAAAGAGCTGCTTATTACAAAAAATGAAATCCTGGTTCGAAATAAGACCTCTTTTGAAAAAAGCTATAGCAGTCGTTATTTAGAGAAATATAATGTATGCAAAAAATTGTTGGATGATATTGGTGAGAATACGCCCCAGTGCAGGTTTGAGGATACAGATATTCTCTGCTTGCATGAAATGAAAGAACAAATGGAGGCCGGTCTTCTGCAAGAAATACGCCAGCAAATAATTGATTCGAATGAAACACGGCGGGGCGTATCCAATATGTTCTTCAAGCACGAAAAGCACCTGGATACAAGTGAGGCATTGGAGCGGGCAGTCAAAACCATCTTACAGATCGAAACATTTGCTGACACAAGAGACCATCAATATTTATATGTAATGCAATGCCTGCACCCAAAAGCGATTGTATTATGTGAAAACCTGTATTTTTTAAAGATGCCAGAGAAAGCCAGGAATAACAAGGTAGAACTCTGGTATGCAGGCGGCAGAAACGTGGAGAAGCTTAAGTATAGCAACCATAGAAATCTGCCGATCTACTATATATGTGATTGGGACCATGATGGATTGGATATTTATAGGAGTGTAAAAGAGAAGCTGCCGCAGATTCAGCTGCTTACGCCCAATGGAGCCGGCAGGAGTATTTTGCTAACCGAACATCGAAGTCTCTGGCGATATCCAGATAGTCCGGAGTTCCTGTCTGGCCTGGAAGCAGAACTATTAACTGGTGAGCAACAGCAATTAATCCAAACATTGATAACGGAAGATAAATGGATCGTAGAGGAGTCTAATGATTTGATGGCGCTACTGCAGGTAGATAAAGTCTTTTCTTCATCGACCAGGCACAAGTAA